Sequence from the Polycladomyces zharkentensis genome:
CAACCAAATCTTCCGCATCTGAACGACGAAAAACGGATATTTTTCGTGTTCGACGGGTGTGCGGACCATTTCACGTTCGCATCGTCCGCAAATGAACTCTTCCATCACGGTGATTCCATCCCAATGGCGCTGGTCACACACAATACAACGAAAGGGCATCGCACGTTCCTGCAATCTGCCGACCCACCTTTTCGTCTTCGTCATTTTCACCCATTATCACCAGGGCAATGGTGGATCATACCTTCCTTTGCAATACACAACCAGACTTCGCTACTATTTTATTTTATGCTGAAACCCACTCCATGTCACTCTCTGTTAAAGCAGAATCACGATATCCATTTCTAAATGACCATCTTTTTTCCTTCATTATAAAAAAACAGCCCACCCAAGATCTTCCCCCATTGATCCGGGTAGGATTTTCCCCGCGAACCTTAACGAGAGTTATCCCGCGCGCCTGAGGATTCTCTCCTCGCCTACCTGTGTCGGTTTGCGGTACGGGCACCTCACTCCTCGCTAGAGGCTTTTCT
This genomic interval carries:
- a CDS encoding sigma factor G inhibitor Gin — protein: MTKTKRWVGRLQERAMPFRCIVCDQRHWDGITVMEEFICGRCEREMVRTPVEHEKYPFFVVQMRKIWLKEQA